A genomic segment from Candidatus Brocadia sinica JPN1 encodes:
- a CDS encoding four helix bundle protein, with amino-acid sequence MDRNDMKKRTKEFAKSIIKLCRIFPNNMEGRLIGNQIFRSGTSAAANYRAACRARSTSGVISKLSIVEEEADETLFWLELINEMEIVDKALLNSLMEENDEIIAIIVSSIKTARNNKK; translated from the coding sequence ATGGACCGCAATGATATGAAAAAGAGAACAAAAGAATTTGCCAAAAGTATCATTAAACTCTGCCGAATATTTCCAAATAACATGGAAGGAAGATTGATTGGTAATCAGATATTTCGTTCAGGAACTTCAGCCGCTGCTAATTACAGAGCCGCATGTCGGGCAAGGTCGACATCTGGCGTTATTTCAAAGTTATCCATTGTGGAAGAAGAGGCAGATGAAACCTTGTTTTGGCTTGAGTTAATAAACGAAATGGAAATTGTTGATAAAGCTTTACTTAATTCATTAATGGAGGAAAATGATGAAATAATAGCCATTATCGTTTCATCCATCAAAACTGCCAGGAATAATAAAAAGTGA
- a CDS encoding SPL family radical SAM protein, with protein sequence MQINFIERKGYVLTRSTLKCLSQVASVNPTLGCIHQCAYCYARGYSMYPGDGKVLIYGNMPEKLKQELSARRKLPAYVFFSPTCDVLQPIPQVLKVTYELLKVLLEYGIGINLLTKGRIPAKFLQLFSQYKKMVHVQIGITTLDRDIQKRMEPYAATPQERIQNIERLCAIGILPEIKLDPLIPGATDTESNLTALFRILQGFDVNSTGTNYLFLRPQIKKNLYKALGNTPLLPKIMEHYQNSKSMNLLAEQSRVLALDLEYRKQSYEKISRWAKDFGIYAYVCGCKNPDITEEPLCGINWGQHFEKILGQKHLFEEGG encoded by the coding sequence ATGCAGATAAATTTTATCGAACGTAAAGGATACGTTCTTACCAGATCAACGCTAAAATGTCTCAGTCAGGTGGCATCGGTCAATCCCACCCTGGGATGCATTCATCAATGTGCCTATTGCTACGCAAGGGGTTACTCGATGTATCCGGGTGACGGCAAGGTGCTTATTTACGGGAATATGCCTGAAAAATTAAAACAAGAGTTATCCGCCCGCCGGAAGTTGCCAGCCTATGTATTTTTTAGTCCAACCTGTGATGTCCTGCAACCCATCCCTCAAGTGCTCAAGGTAACCTATGAGTTGTTGAAAGTTTTGCTTGAATATGGTATTGGTATAAATCTCCTTACCAAGGGCAGAATTCCCGCAAAATTCCTGCAGTTATTTAGCCAATATAAAAAAATGGTGCACGTTCAAATAGGCATTACCACATTAGACCGGGATATTCAAAAGAGAATGGAACCTTATGCCGCGACGCCACAAGAAAGAATACAGAATATTGAACGACTCTGTGCGATAGGTATTTTGCCCGAAATAAAATTAGACCCGTTGATCCCTGGTGCTACAGATACTGAATCGAACTTAACAGCCTTGTTTAGGATACTTCAGGGATTTGATGTGAATTCCACGGGTACCAATTATTTATTCCTGAGACCCCAGATAAAGAAAAACTTGTATAAAGCGTTGGGGAATACACCTCTCTTGCCAAAAATTATGGAGCATTACCAAAACAGCAAGTCCATGAATTTACTGGCAGAGCAATCCCGTGTACTTGCCCTGGATTTGGAATATAGAAAACAGTCGTATGAAAAGATTTCAAGATGGGCTAAGGATTTTGGGATTTATGCCTATGTATGCGGTTGTAAAAATCCGGATATTACCGAAGAACCGTTGTGTGGAATTAACTGGGGTCAGCATTTTGAAAAGATTTTGGGACAGAAGCACCTGTTTGAAGAGGGTGGTTAA
- a CDS encoding site-specific DNA-methyltransferase yields the protein MDEPREEKSKTGQLKLLSTDDRGRQLKGWTNKLIWGDNKLALSSLINGPLREEIEREGGLKLIYIDSPFAVGADFSFQIRLNGDEVTKKPSIIEEIAYRDTWGKGISSYLSMMYERLKLMHALLAEDGSIYVHCDRRVDAYLRLILDDVFEKDNFKNEVIWCYKERERVLNTYNPKHDMLLFYSKSNSIDRPFNWQEATEEYSEVTKKKFKYKDDKGWYQIRGKNTMGSPIQAADGLTPEDEQNYPGLTYRDYIENRAGVAPRDWWNIDIINKAADERTAYITQKPEALLERIVKVSSNDGDLVADFFCGSGTTPAVAEKLGRKWIACDLGRFAIHTTRKRLIQVQRELKRDDKPYRAFEVLNLGKYERKYFMGINLDLTEDEQRRQLELKHEAYINLILEGYKAKRVEGLRTLCGVKAQRFVHVGPLDFPITRKTVEEIYDECREKVITQVDVLGFEFEMGLLPRIEDEMKDKGINLKLKYIPREVFDKRAVKKGQVKFYDGAYLEVKPEVKGKKVKVRLKDFTT from the coding sequence GTGGATGAACCAAGAGAAGAAAAAAGCAAGACAGGTCAGTTAAAGCTGTTATCTACCGATGATAGGGGCAGGCAACTCAAGGGGTGGACAAATAAGTTGATCTGGGGAGATAACAAGCTGGCGCTTTCATCGCTTATCAACGGCCCCTTAAGAGAAGAAATAGAAAGGGAAGGAGGCCTGAAACTCATTTATATAGACTCACCCTTTGCAGTCGGTGCCGATTTTTCATTTCAGATAAGGCTCAACGGTGATGAGGTAACAAAAAAGCCTTCCATCATTGAAGAAATTGCATACAGGGACACATGGGGTAAAGGCATCTCCTCTTACCTCTCCATGATGTATGAGAGACTGAAACTCATGCATGCTCTGCTGGCGGAGGATGGGAGCATTTATGTGCATTGCGACCGGCGGGTAGATGCCTATTTGAGGTTAATACTAGACGATGTGTTTGAAAAAGACAATTTTAAAAACGAAGTTATTTGGTGTTACAAGGAACGAGAAAGAGTTTTAAATACTTATAATCCTAAGCATGACATGCTTCTCTTCTATTCAAAATCTAATAGTATAGATAGACCTTTCAATTGGCAAGAGGCAACCGAAGAATATTCTGAAGTTACAAAAAAGAAATTTAAATACAAGGACGATAAAGGTTGGTATCAAATCAGAGGAAAAAATACAATGGGTAGTCCTATTCAAGCTGCCGATGGATTAACTCCTGAGGATGAACAAAATTATCCAGGACTGACCTATAGAGATTATATAGAAAATAGAGCAGGTGTAGCACCAAGAGATTGGTGGAATATTGATATCATCAACAAAGCCGCCGATGAAAGAACTGCATATATTACCCAAAAACCAGAAGCTTTACTTGAAAGAATTGTGAAAGTCTCTTCCAACGATGGCGATCTTGTGGCAGACTTTTTCTGCGGTTCAGGCACAACCCCTGCCGTAGCCGAAAAACTAGGCAGGAAGTGGATTGCCTGTGACCTCGGCAGATTTGCCATCCATACCACAAGAAAAAGACTGATCCAGGTACAACGTGAACTCAAAAGAGACGACAAACCCTATAGGGCGTTTGAGGTCTTAAATCTTGGGAAATACGAAAGAAAATATTTTATGGGTATCAATCTTGATTTGACGGAGGATGAACAGAGAAGACAGCTTGAATTAAAACATGAGGCATACATAAATCTGATCCTGGAAGGTTACAAGGCAAAAAGGGTAGAAGGCTTGAGGACGCTTTGCGGGGTGAAGGCACAGAGATTTGTCCATGTCGGTCCCCTGGATTTTCCCATTACCAGAAAAACCGTTGAGGAGATTTATGATGAATGCCGGGAGAAGGTAATCACGCAGGTTGATGTGTTGGGTTTTGAGTTTGAGATGGGATTGTTGCCGCGCATAGAAGATGAGATGAAAGATAAAGGAATAAACTTGAAACTCAAATATATTCCACGAGAAGTCTTTGATAAGCGGGCGGTGAAAAAGGGACAGGTAAAATTCTATGACGGTGCATACCTTGAGGTAAAACCCGAAGTAAAAGGCAAAAAGGTCAAGGTTCGACTGAAAGATTTTACGACCTAA
- a CDS encoding SWIM zinc finger family protein: protein MMEERLSLKNLEENFRELTWNDLQNWVGSRTLKRGEDYFKRGRVTNLRIAPTGILARVSGTDEYTTLVTIHGQGQQKEITSDCTCPYGSGCKHAVATVLAFSQAIKDKRKVPTAQSTDPDIMKMKGLDDGEYEEDDYDDPGDTQTRSKKSSAKSTPDNDIAEFLDQHDKEFLKKFVITLANRYPEVYTELLDSARLAGGKVEKLISSIRQEIDNIISEPAWRNHWSDEGNPSDFSRVKSMMLHLFDQGYYDAVTIIAGELLDKGNSYVETCDDEGDSALQISECLEIGFKAVKKCEWPNVSKIMFIIEAELQDEYDLCGGAYEILESIRDKSAWSAAADDLSDRLADLPSSKNSNSEFSSNYRRDRISNFLISALEKSGRNEEILPLCEEEAKITGSWVRYVERLIGAKKYDEARKAAEEGIKQVGQKYPGIGNTLREHIAKLAEKSGDYDSILFLRQEEFLEYPCLKNYNKLIEAAVNTKSETTIRDWALQFLETGNVHTRGDLKSPQKIKERYSKSFPAYDVLIDIADKEKDADKVLHWYRQSYAKDRWFSEKHVQVAHAIAGKYPDEALKIWCALAENQIALTKPSAYETAVGYLKQVRDIYRKTHRTKEWESYVAVLRESNKKKIRFIQSLRTLTGERII from the coding sequence ATGATGGAGGAAAGATTGTCATTGAAAAATCTGGAAGAGAATTTTAGAGAATTAACCTGGAATGATTTACAGAATTGGGTTGGCAGCCGTACCTTAAAAAGGGGGGAAGATTATTTCAAGCGTGGCCGGGTTACGAACTTGAGAATTGCACCGACGGGGATCCTTGCCAGGGTATCTGGCACCGATGAATATACAACCCTCGTTACGATACACGGGCAAGGCCAGCAGAAGGAAATCACATCTGATTGCACCTGTCCCTATGGCAGCGGTTGCAAACATGCCGTCGCCACGGTCCTGGCATTTTCCCAGGCTATTAAAGACAAGAGAAAAGTACCAACAGCCCAATCGACCGACCCGGACATCATGAAGATGAAAGGACTTGACGACGGTGAGTACGAAGAAGACGACTACGATGATCCCGGAGATACCCAAACTCGATCAAAAAAGTCTTCCGCTAAATCAACCCCGGACAACGATATCGCAGAGTTCCTTGACCAGCATGACAAGGAGTTCCTGAAAAAATTCGTGATAACGCTTGCAAACAGGTATCCGGAGGTTTACACAGAGCTTTTGGACAGCGCACGGTTAGCCGGTGGCAAGGTGGAAAAGCTTATTTCCAGCATACGCCAAGAGATAGATAACATTATATCAGAACCGGCATGGCGTAACCATTGGTCAGATGAGGGAAACCCGTCTGATTTTAGCAGGGTGAAGTCTATGATGTTGCATCTTTTTGACCAGGGTTATTACGATGCCGTCACTATTATTGCCGGGGAATTGCTGGATAAAGGTAATTCGTACGTTGAAACCTGCGATGATGAAGGTGATTCAGCTTTGCAAATTTCTGAATGCCTGGAGATCGGATTTAAAGCGGTTAAAAAGTGTGAATGGCCAAACGTGAGTAAGATTATGTTCATCATAGAAGCGGAACTGCAGGACGAATATGATCTGTGCGGTGGTGCATACGAAATCTTAGAATCAATACGTGACAAATCGGCATGGTCTGCAGCGGCTGACGATTTATCAGACAGGCTTGCTGATTTGCCATCCTCAAAGAATTCTAACAGCGAATTTAGCAGCAATTACCGGAGAGACCGCATTTCCAATTTTCTTATCTCTGCCTTAGAAAAATCGGGCAGGAATGAAGAGATACTTCCCTTATGCGAGGAAGAGGCAAAAATTACCGGCAGCTGGGTACGGTATGTTGAGAGGTTGATCGGGGCAAAAAAATATGATGAAGCCAGAAAAGCTGCTGAAGAGGGTATAAAGCAGGTTGGCCAAAAGTACCCGGGAATTGGGAATACCCTGAGGGAACATATTGCAAAACTTGCAGAAAAAAGCGGCGACTATGATTCAATCTTATTCCTAAGACAGGAAGAATTTTTAGAGTATCCTTGCCTGAAAAATTACAATAAACTCATAGAAGCGGCGGTCAACACGAAAAGCGAAACAACGATCAGGGACTGGGCACTACAGTTTTTAGAAACGGGAAACGTGCATACCCGAGGAGATCTAAAGTCCCCACAAAAAATCAAAGAAAGGTATTCCAAAAGTTTCCCTGCATATGATGTATTAATTGATATAGCGGACAAGGAGAAAGACGCTGATAAGGTATTGCATTGGTACAGACAGTCTTACGCTAAGGATCGTTGGTTTTCCGAGAAACATGTCCAGGTTGCCCATGCTATCGCAGGAAAGTACCCTGACGAGGCGCTAAAGATATGGTGCGCATTGGCAGAAAATCAAATTGCGTTAACAAAGCCATCAGCGTACGAAACAGCTGTGGGCTATCTGAAACAGGTGCGTGACATTTATCGAAAGACCCATCGGACGAAGGAGTGGGAATCTTATGTAGCCGTTTTAAGAGAAAGCAATAAAAAAAAGATACGATTTATACAAAGTTTACGTACCCTTACCGGCGAAAGGATTATATAG